One genomic window of Chelonia mydas isolate rCheMyd1 chromosome 27, rCheMyd1.pri.v2, whole genome shotgun sequence includes the following:
- the TMEM101 gene encoding transmembrane protein 101: MAAAGARRRRLLRLLMQLGSVLLTRFPFWNCLSALMLFAERADARRKPDIPVPYLYLDMGAAVLCASFMSFGVKRRWFALGAALQLAVSTYAAYIGGYVHYGDWLKVRMYSRTIAIIGGFLILASGAGEIYRQKPRSRSLQSTGQVFLGIYLICVAYSLQHSKEDRLAYLNHILGGEITLQLLFILYGVLALSFLSGYYISTAAQILSVILPLVILFIDGNLGYWHDSRRVEFWNQMKLIGQNVGIFGAIIILATDG; encoded by the exons ATGGCGGCGGCCGGGgctcggcggcggcggctgctgcggcTGCTGATGCAGCTCGGCTCGGTGCTGCTCACGCGCTTCCCCTTCTGGAACTGCCTCAGCGCCCTCATGCTCTTCGCCGAGCGGGCCGACGCCCGCAg GAAACCCGACATCCCCGTCCCTTATCTGTACTTGGACATGGGGGCAGCGGTGTTGTGTGCCAGCTTCATGTCCTTCGGGGTGAAGCGCAGGTGGTTTGCACTGGGAGCTGCTCTTCAGCTGGCCGTCAGCACGTACGCGGCGTATATCGGGGGCTATGTGCACTACGGTGACTGGTTGAAG GTGAGGATGTACTCACGAACCATAGCTATCATTGGGGGGTTCCTGATCTTGGCGAGTGGGGCTGGTGAGATCTATCGTCAGAAGCCACGGAGCAGGTCCCTGCAGTCCACCGGGCAGGTCTTCCTCGGCATCTACCTCATCTGCGTG GCctattccctccagcacagcaaagaGGATCGTCTGGCTTACCTCAACCACATCCTAGGtggggagatcaccctgcagctaCTCTTCATCCTCTATGGGGTGCTGGCCCTGTCATTCCTGTCCGGCTATTACATCAGCACAGCCGCCCAGATCCTCTCGGTGATCCTGCCCCTGGTCATCCTGTTCATTGATGGGAACCTCGGCTACTGGCATGACTCCCGGCGCGTCGAGTTCTGGAACCAGATGAAACTCATCGGGCAGAACGTTGGTATCTTCGGGGCTATCATCATCTTGGCCACGGATGGTTGA